In Archocentrus centrarchus isolate MPI-CPG fArcCen1 chromosome 21, fArcCen1, whole genome shotgun sequence, the following are encoded in one genomic region:
- the LOC115800755 gene encoding uncharacterized protein LOC115800755 has protein sequence MADLPEDRMETAPPFTYCGMDCFGPFFVKEGRKELKRYGLLITCMCSRAVHLEMLDDLSTDSLINSLRAFIAIRGTVRQIRCDQGTNFVGTRNEFVEAFKEMDQAKLGKLDCEFLMNIPASSHMGGVWERQIRTIRSVLTSILEQSGKQLDSSSLRTFLYEVMAVINSRPLTTNQLCDPSNPEPLTPNHILTMKSTIISPPPGRFVKEDLYLRKRWRRVQLLTNTFWTRWKREYLLNLQSRQKWTKERRNAKVDDVVLLKDEITPRNQWKLARIIEVYPGKDGRVRKVKLLISDPTLDKEGKRTSKPVHLERPIQKTVVLIEAEEDSQPHSA, from the coding sequence atggcAGACCTCCCGGAGGACCggatggaaactgcaccaccaTTCACCTACTGTGGGATGGACTGCTTCGGTCCCTTTTTTGTCAAGGAAGGCCGCAAGGAGTTAAAGCGCTATGGATTGCTAATCACCTGCATGTGCTCCAGAGCAGTACATCTCGAGATGCTTGATGATCTGTCTACAGATTCCCTCATCAACTCTTTACGTGCATTCATAGCCATCAGAGGTACAGTTCGACAAATAAGGTGTGATCAAGGCACGAACTTTGTAGGCACCAGAAATGAGTTTGTTGAAGCATTTAAAGAAATGGATCAAGCAAAACTGGGAAAACTGGACTGCGAGTTTCTCATGAACATCCCAGCGTCAAGCCACATGGGTGGCGTCTGGGAGAGACAAATCCGCACCATAAGGAGTGTACTCACATCAATCCTGGAACAATCAGGCAAACAACTCGACAGCTCCTCTCTAAGGACGTTCCTGTATGAAGTCATGGCAGTTATCAATAGCAGACCATTGACTACTAACCAACTGTGTGATCcatcaaacccagaacctttaACACCAAACCACATACTAACCAtgaagtccacgatcatctCCCCACCTCCAGGAAGGTTCGTGAAGGAAGATCTTTATCTCCGTAAGAGGTGGCGTCGTGTTCAACTCCTCACCAACACTTTCTGGACAAGGTGGAAAAGAGAGTATTTGTTGAATCTCCAGAGTAGACAGAAGTGGACCAAAGAGCGTAGAAATGCTAAGGtcgatgatgttgtcctcctgAAGGATGAGATAACTCCACGCAACCAGTGGAAGTTGGCAAGGATCATTGAAGTTTACCCTGGTAAGGACGGAAGAGTGAGGAAGGTGAAATTGTTGATAAGTGATCCAACTCTGGACAAAGAAGGAAAGCGTACCTCCAAACCTGTTCATCTGGAGAGACCAATTCAGAAGACAGTCGTTCTgatagaagcagaagaagattcTCAGCCTCACTCTGCCTAA